Part of the Cyprinus carpio isolate SPL01 chromosome A12, ASM1834038v1, whole genome shotgun sequence genome, CATTTGATCTTGTCATGATGTTCCTGGTTAGTGAAGGCATCACGTAATAAAATTTTAATCCATATGACATGTAGCTACACCATTAAGTTGCTATGCTATGACTTACGAAAGAAGAACTTCGTCTATGATTCCTATTTACTGACCTATTAAGATTATAGCAGTTTTCCAGGAATGATGCTTTTATGTGAACTTCCATGAAACTGACCAAGGCTGATGCAGcacaaatgattttaaatgtgcatGCCTACACCCCCAACACACCCCACAAATAAACTTACACAAACCTGCAGGCACACATAAAGCCGAAATACTGAAAAACACATGACTGGAGTACCGATGTTGTAAGATATGACACTAAGAGCTACCCCAAAGTCTCCATGCATTGCCTCTATACAAAATCGCACACTATACACactcatgcatgcacacacacacacacacacacacacacaagcacacacacacaaaactgctgctgcatcttccctgtgtgtctgtgtgttgagTATGTTGAGCCTCTTCAGGCATAGCATTTTGCTTTCAATAATAAGCCACCCTTGTATTACTATAAGAAGCATAATTAACAcaactattattatcattactgttGTTATACTGTCCCTATTATGGGAAACAGACAGAATTCATTTAGCAAAACACATATCCTGTTAGCTGTTATTGTTCATGTGTTATCCCTAATATCATATTGATTTTGAAAGGGACAGATATCCAAGCTTTAACAACACTACAGAAGAGGCAAAGTAGTGGTGTGTTGGAGGTGCATCTTGGCAGTGCCTGAAGGGGGCGTTATATCTATTGTTCTTCCCCCCCTTTTATCCTTTCCTCTTGACATCAAGACACCTCTCCATCTTTCCACCACGTTTGATTCCTATGTATGCCTATGCATTTACTGCTTTACAAAAGAGAAGTAAGAGCTGTGCAAGATTGTTCAgttaacaaacagaaaaacaatttcCACCCATAATGGCCTCAGCTGTTCTTTTACAGATATTCCCTTGCTGCCATTGTGTACTCACTTATGGGTTGTCCTGCTTTGTGCTACTGCTGCCGCCACTGTTGTATAGGCTGGGGTTCACCACTAAAGGATGGGGCACTGTGCCTGTTAAAGGGGCAGCAGCAGCTGCGTAATTGAAAAAAGGCAAGAAGGGTAAGGGATCTTTGTCCCCTGATGCCATCATATTTAGAGCCATTGGAAGGGCAGCAAGGTTATAGGGGTATGGCAGTAGCTGTGGGCCATACAGTAGGTGATAGGGGTCAGGGTAAAAGGGCAGTTTAGTGGAGTCAGAGTGTGGTACCATCTTCCCAAGTGGCGGAAAGGGTAGGGGTCCAGCAGGGTAAGACATCAGGATTTGCTCCTCCTGTTTCTTACCAGAGCAGTACCCTCCAGGTATGACCAAGGGAAGAGTAAGCTCCTGGACAGGGTAGCCCGAGCCTCTGTGGTGTTCTGTAGGAGTGACAGAGGTGTTGTCCTTTGATTCAGGCTCTGCTCTGGGCACTTGAGGATGTAGAAGATTGTGGGATGAAGGAGTATCGCTCATCCCAGCAGAATTTGCTGGCAATATAAGACCCTGTTTTTCAGTGTTGTGCCTTCCTCTGTATAATTGGCTTTGCTCCACCTGTGGCCGCAACTGTAGGTCCAGTGGTCCTGGAGAGTGACAAGGTGACTTTGAATACCTTTTAGAAGATCCTTTTGGAGTGGTTTGAATGACAGAGAATGTAGGAGATGGTATAGGACTGAGTGGTTCCTCTTTGGGTACTAGCAACGACACCTCCTCATTACAAGACTGTTCCTTTGAAATGTTGGATGGATGTTTAATCTGTTGAACAAGTTCCTTCTTTTTTGCCAGTATTGTTGGCATGGATAAGTCTTGGGCTCGGCTGCTGGATTGAGGAAAGAGTCTTAAATCCTGAGCATcttgtaaatcactgaaatcttcATTTGGAAGATTGTCACCTTCTCTAAACACATAACCTCTGCCTGCTTTTAGTGATATGGGTCCAGATGGAGTTGTTTCTTTTCTAATCTGAGGCTCTGTCAGCATTTGAGAAACTTGGATTTGCCTGTCGCCTGGCGTTGGGCTTCTTTTCTGCTGATCTAGTGTGTCTAAATTCCGTTTCTCTGGTGTCCTGTAGTCTAGGCACTCTGCACCATTCATTACTAGTACACTAGGGAGGTTAGGAGAGATGACATTTAACCTTTCTAAAGTGGGGCTGTGCATAACTTGGGAAAACTGTGCACACAGTGGACTATGGACTTTGTCATTGGTTGCCACTTTGGGGCTTTCACAATTTCTGACTCTTTGGTGTTCTTCCATCTTCTCACCCAGTTGGTTGTCAGTGATTTTACAGTCTGTTTTGGAGTAATATATGACAGACACGGGCTGTACTTGCTCACAATTGGTGTCTAAACCTTTGCTTGGTGTAGTCTCTACTGCAGAAGGTGTGCACCTTGGCATATCTTGCTTTTCCTGTGTGTCTTCAACCTTGGTTGAACTGCATAACTCATGTCGCTTGAGGTGGCAGTTAAGTGCAGCAGAGGTTTTGCAGACCTTATCACATTGTGAGCATGTATATCTGATCAAAGGCCTCCTGCCCAAGCGAACTGGGCTGCCATTCTCTATGGAACGTCCATTCACTCCATTATCATCTGCTTTCATTTCTACCTCATTTCTTAATGACTGGGAGGTGAAGAAAGCAGGAGCAGACAGGGGCTTGTTTTTGGGATGCTGAGTTCTCTGATGTTCCTCTAGTTTGGACTGTGAGGGGAATGGAGCTCTGCAAAGCATACACACAAACTCAAATAGATGTGTCAACTCATGTTTGTCTCGTTTCCTTGAGCTGGAGAACCAACGCCCACATGTTCCACACTCAGAGGCCTGATCTTCTGACCATTGTTGTTTGATGATAGAGGACACTGTGTTTTGAGGATTGTTTGGAGCCTGAGGGACAGATGTAGGGAGAGGAAGATCAGGCTTTCCATGActtcccttttctttttccttctgtTCTGTTCTTGAAGAGACAGGACAAGTGTGTGACATTtttttgacttcagttttttgTGATTCACAGACTTCTCTTCGCTCTTTCTTTACTTtctgtctcctctcctctccctcatcTGCATCTTTAACCTCAATTTCTTTATTCAGATTTTTCATGAGTCTTTCAGCTCTCCTCATAGGTCTCAGGGATCGTTTGTAGTGCAATTTGCGGTTCCAAGCTTTAGCCCCTTGCATATGAAGGGCTTTTCGCTTGGGTTTGTAAGAATAGTAAGGCCTCCATAGGTTGTCCTCCACATCATGGTCATTTCTGTCCTCCCTGACCTCCTGCCGGAAAAAGTATTTCCTCACCTTGCCTTTTAGTTTAGGGGTTTTCCATTTGGACTCCACCTCCTTTCTTTCCTGACTGGAGTTACGGTGTTTACGTTGGTGATGATTGGTGTGCCGCTGCTCTCTCTGGTCCTCCTGTGAGAGGTTACTCTTTTTGGGTTTGCTGCGTGTAGGACTTTTGTCCCTCCTTAGATCTGTTTCAGAGATGCTCCGTTTGACAATGGCCTCCTCCCCTATGCGCACAGTAATCTGACAAAGTGGACCGCTGCCTTTGACTTCTGATCCCACCGCTAAAGGTATTGTCTTACTTGACTCTGTTTTATTGTGAACTTTTCGTCCCTTGTGATGTTTCTCTGATGGCTGTCTCATTTTCAAGGCCTCTACACTGACAGCATCCCACTCCCTGTATGCCTCTGTGTGCTCTCTCTGGCTAtgttttttcatctgtttttgacCTGTTTTTGTCATTAGATGATTTTCTGGACTTCTTTTTCTCTCCTCAGAGTCCATCTTGTTTCTGTGAACAATGACAGAGGAAGAAACTGCAGCACTGTGCATGATGACCGAGGGTTTGCTGTGTGCAAATGCAATGACTGAAGAGACAGCTCCTTCTGGGCAATTTGGAATTTTGCTTTTGCCACTGTTACTACCTGACTGCCATAAATCTGAGTCCTCTGTCTCTCTTGCTTCTACTGCCATGTCTTTTTGAGGAGAAGCTAGTTTTTTACCCTGCTCAACACCCACCCTGATAGGTAATCCCTCTGGCTCAGACTTGATGTCTGGGGTATGAAGTTCCTTCAGGAAAGACTCCAATTTCTTAGTGTCCAGAGGTTGTGGGGGGCTGCTGTCTATAGATAAAGGCAGAGTAACTGAGGAATCAGAAGTGAGTAGTCCATCAGCCATTGGCTGACTGTATGTTTTGTAAGGTCGCTTTAGAGATCGCATGGGCAGCAGGCGGTACAGTTTAAGGCCATTTACCTTCTGCTTGTAACCACCGTTGGCTGTTTTTTCACTTGAGATCAATCCAGGATTGATACCGTGGAACGCCTTTTGGTGTGTTTTAAGGTTGTAGTAAGTAGGAAATGCCTCCCAGCAAAAGATGCACTGGTAGCGCCTTTCACCTGTGTGCCATACCTCATGTTTGGTGCGGTACTCAGCCAGAGCAAAAACCTTATCACAGTAGTGACAGGGGTACTTCCGGCGCCATGAATGCACATTGGAGTGTCGCTTTAGGCTGGACAAAGTCATGTAAGAGCGTTCACACACAGAGCAAAAGTAAATGATATGTCCATCCACCACTTTTACAAAGTGATCCTCTTCCTCCAGGGCATCCCTGCAAGTCAATGTTTCAGCATGATGAGCGTTAATGTCTCGCACTTTCTTTATGGGTCGGCCAGGCCTTGTTTCTTGTCCAAGCTGTTCTGGCTCTGCAGCCTCATCTGCTCTCTCCCCCACCACTTCACCCTCCTCCAGGGGCTCTTCTTTGGGTGGCACTGGAAAAGCTGGCAGCCTTTGCCTGCAGGTGGCCTCATGGGATTGCAGTCTTTTATTATGGATGAAGGCTTTGCCACAGTGGCGGCAGCTGAGTACTCGTCCCCCCCGATGGAGACGCATGTGGACAGTGAGGGACGAGGCAGTGCTGAACAGACGGTGACACACCCCACACAGTAGTTCTGGCTTCGGCACTGCCCTAAAGGAGTTATGGAAAGATGGCGTGGGGGTAGTCAAGGGGGAGGAAGTTAGAGAGACAGAAGATGGTGAAGGAGGAGGGGTTGATGAGGATGAGTGAGGGTTGATGCTAGGGAGAGGAAGGCTCAGTTCAACATGGAGGCTGTTTGCCTTGCGTTTTTTGCCTTTTGAACTCTCTGGATCCTTCACACCTTGGTCCTGGTAGGCTCTTGCGCTGAGGTTGAAAAGGATGTGTGCTGTTTCTGTTGTCGAATGCTCTTTGTATCCATTATTGAGACTAACCCCAGCTGTCTCTTTTGAATAGTCAGTTTTGTTAGAGTGTTGTAAGGGAGATGTTGGGTATCTGGAACCACTACCATCAACGGAAAAGGACCGAGATGACTTGCAGTTCTTACTGACTGGAGCAGTTAGATCAACAGGGAAGGAAGAGGAAGCGCATGACAGGCGGTCAGTTTTTGATGACGTTTTCGATAATTGTTTGTCTCGAAATGCTTCTCCCATCCATGCTGTGCCATCTGAGCCATCTCTGCCATGGATGTCAGTGGAGGAAGCGGGATGGGTTGAGGAGCAGTGCTTCTGTGCAGAAAAGCTAGGCAATCCAGCACTGAGGGGAAAACTGAGCGATATCCTCGTAGTTTTGGCACTGTCCGCCTCCTCCGTGCCCTCACCCATCCTGTCTCCTCTCAtgtgtttatttctgtgtttcaTTGGATCCTTGTGCAAGTCCTCTGAGATGCTCTCCAAGGCTATAGTTGGCCTAAAACAGAGCACTAGACAGTCAAAGGATGTATTTGTAGTCCAGCAAGGTCCCGGAAAATGCTTTAAAGAGTGTCTGTTCTAGCTATGTCTTCAGTGCAGAAGTTGACAGTTGAAAGATTGTGAAAACCAGAAGTGTCAGATCAAGGATTGCCATGGATTGCACATTCAGCTCCAAGAATGCAGTGCAGGTGTGGAGAGGGTCCCAGCTATCCTCTCCCGACACCATGGTCCCACTCTTAatcctgcaaaaaataaataaataaaaaatagttcaaatattctgttttaattacaaaaaacattatagaTTTAAGACAACCACAAACCAGAGAATGTAGTAGTATTATACTGACGACAAGAAAAGCACATGACAAAAAGTGTGCATTGTGTGGTTGCAAATCAGCATGCTAGAATTTAAAACAGACTTACTGCCTATAAAATACAAGCTAGCACAAAATAAGCAATCCATTATGATTATTATACACAGGCAACTTAGTCAGACATGGTTGGTTGCAGTCATCTTAGTTTCCAAATTTGCCATGGCAAAATCTGAAAATGTGGAAACAATCTCAGCAATTAACCCCACTGATTCATTCCCTGCACCTAATTGAAGATTGCTAAAATTTAATTAAGATTTCCCCAACAGAGTGTTATTTATAGTCAAAGTGCTCCAAATATGGCTAGACTGAAAAGGTACCAAAATATGGATGGCCTTTTGAACCGAAGCATCGTGTGTTCCTGATGCtgatctttatatatatttatattataaatatctttatatataatatatttttttttactacacttTATAGCATTTAAAGCAAATGACCATGTGATGAGTACTGTCAAGGAGTTTTTCTTTAGCAGTCTGAGAATGAATAGTCTACAGTGTTGTTGTGTTCATATAACCTCGTTAGTTGCTTATTTAatgacaatcttttttttttgcttaaccaTTTTTATCAAAATCTACCATATATGATGGTGATCATTCTTAGTTATCACTAATGATGCAACACCAGAGAAAATTCCCAGTCATGGTTTTCTGCCTGCGTTTTAgccaggcaggcaggcaggcaggcctCTGTAAAATTCCACAAGCAGCCCTGAACGCACTGAAACTAGGTCAGCACTGTTATTGCAGAGCGAGAaagagaggaggagggagagcaatggagagagagagagacagagagaggtggGGAAGAAAGCAAGATCCAGGCCTGGAGACAGGaacagccacaaacacacacttaaaaatgcacagaaacacacacacactgacactcacacacacacacacacacacacaagcagtcaACATGCTTTATGCACACGCACATACACTCTCCTCTCAACACGCAAATACATTTGCAGGCGTGCAGGCACATATGAACCGGTCGGCCTGTAAACAAGTGGCTTGACAGCTAACTTTATCCATCATATCACAAATGCAGCTGCTGAGAGTGTGCAAAGGATGTATACCAGGAGACCTGTATAATAATAGATGTTATGTAAGAGTACAATTATACAGGAAGACAAACCTGTCCAGCACTTGTTGTGGCTGTGGCTGCTATGGCATGAAACAAGGCCTAAGAATCACACAGTTTTACATGGTGTTCACAAAGGGAATGGACAAACACATCTGCCACCCCCTCATTTTCTCTGTACGTCTGTCCCTATTTATCTCTTCCTCTCACCCTCCTTTTTTCTTCACATATGACGCACACACTGCCTCTCAACAAACAGTCCCTGGCGCAAGAGGCTGGCCAAGTGTGACAAGGCCTTTGCCTGACTGCCCCTCTACATGCGTTCATCTGAAAGAGTTAGAGCTGAAGTATTAAGCTGTTGCATCTTGcactataaaatattatgttgAGTCGATTAAATTAAGGTTAACAAACTGACTCTCTCCCAAATGTAGGAAATTGAAAACGAGTGTCAGAACCATGTCATCAGCTGGAACATGAAGTGCATGCTAGTCATCCAGGTAAAGATTTTCAATTTAAGCACATGAGATGACTTGTTTTATAATGCGGTCATGGGTAGGTTAGGAACTAAGAAGAGTCTCGGAAGAAGATGGGTAATGAGCTAAAGGTCTCGCACTTAGCTGTGCCACTGAAAGAGACCATGGACTGAATGTCAGTGGAAAAGGGTAATGAGTGAAGGCCGCCTGTTTCCGTATCGCCGTGACGGGGCCCACCAGGGTGAGGCAGACTGTGAAAAGGGGGCTGTCGCAAGATACTGAACTCTGCACAACCCCCTGCCAAAAACATGGTGGAGCCAGCCAGAGGAGAGATGAGAGGTAGGGAAAAGAGCAAAAAGGAGGAGTGGGCTGGTTTGGAGAAACAAGAGGGAAGCAGTTGGGAGATGGAGACGGATGGTCCGAGGTTGTGTCCACGGTAAGATTTCCACGCTCCTTGCTTTCCCCTCTAAGCAGTTTCTGGTATCTTGGTGATTTGGTATGACGCATGCTCTAGCGAGTCTGCCCATGTTACATGCTGTGTTTGACATGGTCCGCTGAGCTTAAACTCATCAAGTGATTCCCAGAAATCTGTTGCTGTAATATGATCAAGGACGATATTCTAAGTAGAGCAAAACTTGAAGAAAATTGCcatcacagacagagtgaaaAACCCTGCTAGTGACCTGGCTGAAGCTACTTCCTTTAGATCATGCCTGAACCTGTTTCTATAATGCTTCAGTTTGGTTAGGAAGGTGAGCAGCACTGCCATGTTTCCATTCTTACTTAATGCCTCTGTCACTACAATATGCCAGAAACTTTATGCTGTGTGAGTTTGAATAGCAAATATCCCATGCTAGCTGACGTGAACCCTTAAGCAGCAACAGGAAATTCAATTTGATTTCTAGCGTATATGCAACTCACTTCAACAAGACCATACAACTTGGCTGATTGGCTTCTAACGACCTCTGACCCTATGGCCTTGCAAGGGATGTTAATAGTGTACTTCCAACTATGCAGTACATGAAAAGACAGTGCAAAtctaaactctttaaaaaaaagtgcatgtgcATGTTATAAAATCTAATAACATTCACCTTACGAAAAAACGGGTAGGTGCTGTTTTTAGGAAAATGACTGGCTCCATATTCTAAGATGCTGCTTGATCGTTAATTCTAAAAACGTGCCTGAGATAATTTCATCAGATATGAACTTGCCACATCATAAAGTATCCAAATCTAGCAGAACAGAAATTATGATaagagaatgcaaaaaaaaagtataaagctTTATTCTGATTTTACTTTAATCATTGAGCGACTCACCAGCCCTGAAAAAGAACTGCGTGGTTCAGCCACAACAGCCGAGGATAAGGGAGACAGGCCTTGATTAGCGCGCACACAAAACCACACGCACACTCATTTCTGGTGTCTACACAGAACCAAAACAACATCGATATGATATGAGAGTGGCATAGAAATGCAAGAAGCAGGAAGAGGTGAAGACAGAGAGATAGATCAGAGGAAAAAGTCTCTCCTTCTCACTCCCATTCTCTGCTACGCAAGCACACAACAAGACAACGTACCTCGAAAAACCTTCTGCTGCATCTCGGCTGCGAtgtgttctctctctcactctctcactctccctcccTTGGTCTGTCTGTCCTGGTCTGCGTGTTCCCGTGTGCGtgtatgagtgagagagagagagagagagaacacagggAAAGACGAGCGCGTGCACACAGGCAGCGCTATGTAGAGGGCAGAAACGACTCTCTCGCACTCTGACTCTCCCCCTCCTTCTGCCGCTCTATCTCTCCTTCCCTCACCCGctcactcgctctctcacacTTCAGTTTGCCACTGACACATGATTCtgggctgtttttgtttttttgttttttcccaacCTCGTACCCCTTACTCACCCACACCCACCTCCAAgcctcattttaatttcagttctctttatattcaaattttttttgttcattagaCACACTTTCACCATGCACACTCTCTACTCTACATACACCAAGCCTGATGATAGCAAGGAAGGGAGGGAGAGCGGGAGTGAGGGAGAGAATGAGCGAGTGAGAGGACGCCATTTAAGCAGTTTGTTACGAGCACTGCCAGTCCCCAAAATGGCTGAAAACAAACAGGAGCCATGCCAACAGAAAAAAAGCTTGGCCATAGAGACATGAAGGGAAAGAGATAAAGAGTAGGAGcgggaagaaagagagagagacgccAGACAATACTTGGGTAAAACTCTTGAAATAAGTGAGGTAGCCAAAAAAGAGATCAAAGAGGAGGGCATGGACATGCACTTTGGTTTCCATTTTATCCTCGCTCTACTTCCCTGACTAAAGAGGAGGACGTTTATGGCAAGAAGCGTTGGAACAGAGTAAACATTGAAGTTTTTGGCCGAGACGGCCTTCTATGACAGATTTGGCCTTCTCGCCCTTACGTGGAGCAAAGAAATAACACCTCTGCATACTTTTTGTCCTGCCTTCGTTTGCTGAATCAGCCCATCTGGCATTTGCTGGATCGATCGATCCAACTTACTCTCAATTCCTAATCTATCTATAGCTACTGAAAAGTTCAGGAACCACCTGTTTTAAAACAGCATTGTGtgtgaaaaactatttaaaactgtCTGTCTTGACATTCCGAAATAATTTTCCAGCCCAAACGGACCTGCAGAGAGAGCAGGGCAACATGATAAGGAAAATGAGGGTTCATATTGAATTCTGTCCACTTTATTCATGCCTAAATTTCTGCTGAACAGCTCATTATACCCCTATCCTACGTTCCTTTTCCCTGTGCCTCTCGGTCCTTCTCtctatttttcctttctctttcgcactccttcttttcttttctattgtaTGCCAGCCCACTTGTCTCCATGGGAACTTGGTTTAGAAGGGGTGTTGTTCTTATGATCTCTCCGACTTGTTGGAACTTTGTCACTTTTCTCACACTTCCACGTGGTTCTTATTGTGAGCTTGATTATAGAACTTTCAGTTCACATGCTTGTATTTTGTCGTTTTAAACTATTTGTTTCTTGCtatgtttatttttggaatttataATAGTTTGGGTAATGTCTTCAGTAAGGATAACCccaaagtttttgtatttttacactaTGAGCTGTTTGGGAATTGGAACATAGATATAAGAAACTCAAAAGTAGAGTTCAAACTGCAAAATATTTCACCACAGTCAATATTGAGAGCATGGTGCCCAGAAAACATGTCAAGATATGTAGACAATGGATGTTTTATCACTCAGTATCAATAAGGAAATTGAGTTGATGATAAGGAAGTTCTATGGAAGTATGTCTGTTTGATTTAAGGTAGTTTTGGGATAAGATCTCAGTTCAACCCAAAGTCAGTGTGATAGCAAATGTTTAAGGATTATGCATtcagtaataatacatttatataatttatattatattatttaaattgtattgtaacttttcatttcttgtttaaaaaaacagaagtatGCCGACAGAGGTGGTCTTCACAAACTGTCCTCTTGAATAAGCCATTCAGCTTTGTAAACAAGCTTTTTCATATtctaaattattgtatttgtcaTTTGATTGCCTCTAATCTTTGTCTGCTGTGAAAATAGGTGGCTCAAATGTTCCCCTGCTCACTGCTGATCAAAGGCCTTCTTTAACATGACATATGGATCAGCAGACACTAATGAGAAGGCAGTGGCCAGCTGAATCTCCACGGTAACAAAAGAGGCTGGGACATCTGGAGTCAGCCACACACAGACTCCTGGTGCGTTTTGGGGAAGAGGGGGCTGTCAGATGTCCGCCTGCAATGTGAGGACTGGATAACAAATATGGCAGTGGGCAGATGAAGGAAATGCCATGTTAACCCTCTGACGTTTGATAGATTTGTTATCAGAGTACAAATAATCAATGTTTACATGAGAATAGCATGACTACCCAGaatcttttcttttattcatatttatcaaACATTGTACAGATGACATTTACTTAAATACTTACTGCTGGTATGACTATAATtgttctaattttcattttttattttaacatttttcttttattattcatttttggttgtaattttcctttaatttaaaattaattttaattattcagtatttaattttgattttgattgtttttccatattattaatatatgattttaattatatagttCCTGTTTCCTGCAATTTATTGATGCTACTGAAAATGCTGTGATTCTTAGTTCATCCCTGTTTGAAATTTACAAGACATATACTGAAAACTGCATTTTCTGTTGTTCCTATCTTTTCATAAAAGATTTGCTTTATTTGTGTAGCCAAAAGATTTGTAACTGCTTACATGAATATAAAGcctatatataaatgaatatatgattGGAAGTCCTGAGTCTCACCACACTCTGTCTGAGCACCATGTACTTACTTCGTATACTTGAATGATTTCCGGACCAGGAGATGACTTAGATTCGACTTGGAAAAAGGAGACAGCATCAGAGATAATCCACAGAGTTTATGGTTGGTTTCCCAAGGTAAGTTTCCAGGTAAGAGAGTCTGTGTTCTCTTGACAAGGCCAAACAGTAAATGACAGTGTGCATGTGTGCTTTGTAATGGTATTGATGAGTTGTGACAAGGGACATGTGTGCGATTAGAACTCTGGAAAATGTGAGGGCTTGAGTCAGTGAGGAGCAAGAGCTTGGTGTGACAGTGATACCCTCTTAAATTCATTCTTTTTCTAAATAGCTCCAAATTTACATTACTTCcatcttatttaaatgtatttatatagggATAAGCCTTTATGCTATAAGCTTAAACTTGATAATATCTCAgtcatggttttaattttatgtatgtctCCCTCGACTTTAAGACATTTTATCTGTATTAAAGTTATATAGATATAGCAGATACATATAGTGATAATGGATCCCCTTGTCTTGTTTCTCTCAATATTTAAAATGCTTCCAAAATATTTCCATTAGACATCACTCTTACTTTAGCTTGTTTATATATCCCTTTAATCATTGTAATAAACTTTTGTTGAAAGCCAGAGAactcacacatttatttattgaggttGAGTGAAAAACCTATGACTAGCTCACAAACgtaggttttttttaataatctcaaTTATTCAAAGAACAATTTAATTGACAGCAGATTGACGGTTCAGAATGAGGAGAGCTATCGTATGATATGAAAATCTAGTGTATGTgtcaatatattaacatttttagcaAGTTGAGTTCATTTACCatagaaatattgtgtttttgaagcctttttaaggggcctttttttttttcgcgcaac contains:
- the LOC109056006 gene encoding zinc finger and BTB domain-containing protein 38-like, which produces MKHRNKHMRGDRMGEGTEEADSAKTTRISLSFPLSAGLPSFSAQKHCSSTHPASSTDIHGRDGSDGTAWMGEAFRDKQLSKTSSKTDRLSCASSSFPVDLTAPVSKNCKSSRSFSVDGSGSRYPTSPLQHSNKTDYSKETAGVSLNNGYKEHSTTETAHILFNLSARAYQDQGVKDPESSKGKKRKANSLHVELSLPLPSINPHSSSSTPPPSPSSVSLTSSPLTTPTPSFHNSFRAVPKPELLCGVCHRLFSTASSLTVHMRLHRGGRVLSCRHCGKAFIHNKRLQSHEATCRQRLPAFPVPPKEEPLEEGEVVGERADEAAEPEQLGQETRPGRPIKKVRDINAHHAETLTCRDALEEEDHFVKVVDGHIIYFCSVCERSYMTLSSLKRHSNVHSWRRKYPCHYCDKVFALAEYRTKHEVWHTGERRYQCIFCWEAFPTYYNLKTHQKAFHGINPGLISSEKTANGGYKQKVNGLKLYRLLPMRSLKRPYKTYSQPMADGLLTSDSSVTLPLSIDSSPPQPLDTKKLESFLKELHTPDIKSEPEGLPIRVGVEQGKKLASPQKDMAVEARETEDSDLWQSGSNSGKSKIPNCPEGAVSSVIAFAHSKPSVIMHSAAVSSSVIVHRNKMDSEERKRSPENHLMTKTGQKQMKKHSQREHTEAYREWDAVSVEALKMRQPSEKHHKGRKVHNKTESSKTIPLAVGSEVKGSGPLCQITVRIGEEAIVKRSISETDLRRDKSPTRSKPKKSNLSQEDQREQRHTNHHQRKHRNSSQERKEVESKWKTPKLKGKVRKYFFRQEVREDRNDHDVEDNLWRPYYSYKPKRKALHMQGAKAWNRKLHYKRSLRPMRRAERLMKNLNKEIEVKDADEGEERRQKVKKERREVCESQKTEVKKMSHTCPVSSRTEQKEKEKGSHGKPDLPLPTSVPQAPNNPQNTVSSIIKQQWSEDQASECGTCGRWFSSSRKRDKHELTHLFEFVCMLCRAPFPSQSKLEEHQRTQHPKNKPLSAPAFFTSQSLRNEVEMKADDNGVNGRSIENGSPVRLGRRPLIRYTCSQCDKVCKTSAALNCHLKRHELCSSTKVEDTQEKQDMPRCTPSAVETTPSKGLDTNCEQVQPVSVIYYSKTDCKITDNQLGEKMEEHQRVRNCESPKVATNDKVHSPLCAQFSQVMHSPTLERLNVISPNLPSVLVMNGAECLDYRTPEKRNLDTLDQQKRSPTPGDRQIQVSQMLTEPQIRKETTPSGPISLKAGRGYVFREGDNLPNEDFSDLQDAQDLRLFPQSSSRAQDLSMPTILAKKKELVQQIKHPSNISKEQSCNEEVSLLVPKEEPLSPIPSPTFSVIQTTPKGSSKRYSKSPCHSPGPLDLQLRPQVEQSQLYRGRHNTEKQGLILPANSAGMSDTPSSHNLLHPQVPRAEPESKDNTSVTPTEHHRGSGYPVQELTLPLVIPGGYCSGKKQEEQILMSYPAGPLPFPPLGKMVPHSDSTKLPFYPDPYHLLYGPQLLPYPYNLAALPMALNMMASGDKDPLPFLPFFNYAAAAAPLTGTVPHPLVVNPSLYNSGGSSSTKQDNP